aaattaagttattattttgtatttaaaaaaccGCAGATCCAAACCGATCCAAACCGCTTGTAATCAGATCGAATCGGATCGGATTTTCAAAAAAAGTTCATTCAATCCAAACCGCACTGCACATAAATTAAGCATTCAGATCGGATAACTTTTTCCttcaaaaccaaaccaaaccgtACCGTGAACACCCCTAATCTCGGACTCCAATTCCCAAgtatgttcttcaactcttacTCATTTCCAAGCCACTTTCACCAATTGAACTTCCTTTCCTCGCATTTTCTTCACACTAGTGTCGTCAATACGCACCGGTGTTACTTGAAACGTCAAGTTCTCCCTCAACTCGACCGACTCGGGCTCTAACACATGAGCCACATCTGACTTGTACTTACGGAATTGTGACACGTGGAATACGTCATGCAAGTTAGACAAGTGAGGCGGCAAGGCTACTTGATATGCCACCGGCTCGAATTGCTTCAAAATCTCAAACGGTCTAATGAATCTTGGATTCAGCTTCTTGGTCTTAATTGCTATTCCAATCCCAGTTGTCGGAGTAATCCTCAAAAATACATGCTCTCCCACTTCAAATTCCAACAGTTTCCTTCTCTGATCCGCATAACTCTTCTGTCGGCTCTGTGCAGTTAAAATCCTTGCTCGAATCTTTTTAATCTTCTCAGTAGTCTCTTCTACCAAATCAGGACCCAAAACACTTGCTTCACCAGTTTCATACCAGCACAATGGAGATTGGCACTTCCGTCCATACAAAACCTtatacggagccattccaatgctcgcatgaaAGCTGTTGTTGTAcgcaaactccaccaatggcatgtAACAATCCCAACTTTTCAGTTGATCCAAAACACACGCTCTTAGCATATCCTCCAACGTCTGACTAGCCCATTCCAAATGTCCATCCATTTGCGAATGATATGCCATGCTGAGACATAGTCTCGTACCGAAAGCTCTTTGGGAAGCTCCCAAAAAACCTTGATGTGAATCGAGGATCACGGTCCGACATTCTGCTCGATGGCAGACCGTGCAACCtgacaatctcctttatgtacaATCTCACTAATTCCTCCATAGAATAGTTCACTCAGACAGGCAGGAAATGAACGGACTTGGTTAAATgatccacaatcacccaaaatGTATCAAATCCCAACCTAGTCCTCGGTAAACcggtcacaaaatccattgcaATTTCTTCCCACTTCCATTGAAGAATCTCAAGTGGCTGTAATATTTCCGATGGTCTCTGGTGCTCTATCTTCACCTTCTGACACGTCAAACACTTAGATACAATTGTATCTACGTCATTCTTCATCCCAGGCCACAAGAACATCTTCTTTAAATTATAGTACATCTTCGTACTCCTTGGATGAATAGAAAACCTGCTGTTGTGAGCTTCCGACAACAACTTTTGTCTCAAACTTCTGACATCTGGCACACAAATTCTCCCCTTATACCTCCACAACCCTTCATCGTCCTTTGTAAATTTTCCATGCCTCTTCTTGCCAACCGGTTGAAATAATTGCTGAAGTTCTTGCTCAATTTGCTGAGCCCTGTGAATCTCTGACTTAAAGGTACTTGAAATTTGCAATTGATTCAGACAAGCTCTTCCGGAAATTCTACTAATATCCAACTTTAGTTCCGCAAACTTATCTACTAACTCCTCTTCTTTGATCCTCATCCAAGCAATCGCCAAGGACTTATGACTCAATGCATCTGCCACCAGGTTCGCCTTTCCAGGGTGATAACTTAGTTTAAAATCATAATCCTTTAAAAGCTCCATCCACCTCCTTTGACGCATATTGAgttctttctgatcaaagatgtACTTGAGACTCTTATGATAAGAAAAGACGCTAAACCTCACTCCGTACAAGTGGTGCCTCCAAATCTTCAATGCAAACACAATCGCCGCTAATTCCAAGTCATGTGTTGGGTAATTTACCTCATGTGGTCTCAGCTGATGCGATGTGTAAGCCACCACGTTTCACTGTTGCATCAACACGCAACTCAAACCCTTCAATGAAACATCACAGTAAACTTCAAATGGTTTGTGCGGTTCCAGTAAAATCAAAACAGGTGCTGACgttaatttctctttcaaagtCTAAAAACTTTCTTCACACTCCGACGTCCACAAACAGTACCTCCTTCCGAGTTAACTTAGTCATCGGTAATGCAATCCGGAAAAATCCCTCAATGAATCTTCGGTAGTATCCGACCAagcccaagaaacttctaacctCCGTCACCGTAGTTGGTCTCTCCCATTCCATCACTGCCTCTACTTTCAAAGGATCTACGACTATTCCTCTTTTTCTCACCACATGAGCTAAGAACTTCACTTCCACCTTCCAGAACTCGCATTTGGACAACTTAGCATACAATTTTCGTTCCTTCAAGATTTGCAACACAATTCTTAAGTGCTCTTCATGTTCTTCCGTCGTCTTTGAGTAAACTAAAATATCGTCTATGAATACCACCCAGAATTTGTCCAAAAAGGGACGAAAAACTTTGTTCATATAATCTATGAACACAGTAGGTGcattcgtcaacccaaaggcCATCATCGCAAACTCGTAATGTCCATAGCGCATCCTAAACACAGTTTTTGGAATGTCATCCTCcttcacccttatctggtggtAACCAAATCTCAGATCAATCTTGGAAAGCACCCTAGCTCCTTGCAACTAATCCATTAAGTCTTCTATCCTCGGCAACAGATACTTGTTCTTCACGGTCACTTTATTCAACTATCGGTAGTCCACGCAAAGTCATATTcccccatccttcttcttcaccaataaaAATGGCGCTCCCCACAGAGATACACTCGGTCAAATGAACCTCTTATTCAGAAGCTCTTCCAACTAAGTCTTTAATTCTGCCAGCTCTATCAGAGCCATTCTATACGGCGCAATCGACACTGCTCCGGCTCTCGGCACCAAGTCAATTGCGAATTCAATTTTTCTTTGAGGTGAAAATTCAAGAATATCTTCCGGGAATACTTCTGAAAACTCCCTAACTACTTGAATTTGATCTATCCTCTGATCATCACCTAACGCATTTGTAGCCAACAACATATAACCCCGACACTATTCCTTACTACAGTTCACCACTACAGAGTTCAGGTAATAACCCTCAGCTACCATTGCTCCACTTTCTCCTTCCGGTATAAACCGAATCGATCGCTCAAACCAATCCAACAAAACTCGATTCTTTGACATCCAATCCCAAAATCATCTCCAACCCAACCATTGGCAAACAGATTAAGTCGTGAACAAATTCTCTATTCTCAAGCTTGAAACCTACTTGCCTATAGCCTGACTTAGTCACAATTGTCTATACGAGGTCTGCACATGCAAATCGAATGCTAACTTTCACACTTTCAATCCTAGTTCCTCAACCTTATCAAAAGCGATAAATGAATGTAAAGCTCCAGTATCTTATAATGCAATCAACATTTTACCACCAATTAAACATATACCTCTCATCAACGGATCTGCCTTAGTAGCACCCTGGGCGTTCACAGCAAATACCTGCCCTTGGTGTTGATTCTGATCCGTATTCGGGTTCCTCCTACAAGAGCAATCCTTCGCCATATGTCCAGGTAGTCTACATGTGAAGCATCCACCTATACCCAACTTGCACGAGTCATTCGGATGAAAATGTCCTCAATGATCACACATTAAATCCAGAGATGTCTTATTCTGATTACCTCTACCTCTTACCTGATGGTACTGATCATAAGTATTTTGCCTAAAGCCCATTTACCTTGAGGTGCATGTCCTCCTCTCTTGAAGCTCTGAGCTCTAGGTTGAAAATATTTTCCTCGCCTACGGTTGTTGTTTCCCACATAAGTGTCCCTTGATGAAGCAAATTTCTTTGCATTCTCTTCCACAACCCTCGCCTTGTTCACAAGCTCGGAAAAGATCCAAATGTCCAAAGGAGCCATAGCAGTCATAATGGTATCCTtcaagcctccttagtacttaATGCACTTCCAGCTCTCATAGGACTCTGGGGCACCTTGACACACCCTAGAGAACCTACAGAGCTCCTCGAACCAACTAGTGTAATCCGCCACAGACAAAGAGCCTTGCTTCAACTGCACAAGCTCTAACTCCTTTACTTCTCTCATCGACTCCAAGAAATATTTCCTATAGAACAATATTTGAAACACGTCCCAAGGAATCTCAGCATTCGAAAATTGTAGCACCTGGCACTCTCCTTTCCACCAATGTTGTGCCACACCTAACAGTTGATAGGCCCCAAATTCCACGTATTGGTTAGCTGGGACATGTTGAGTCTGTAGTGTATGCTCCATAGCTTGGAACCAATTGTCTGCTTCAGTTGAGTTGGTCGAGCCTCTAAAAGTCGGTGGATGAACCTTGAGAAATGAAGCCAAGGTCATTGGAGCACCTCCCAAGTCATTACCATTTCCTTCCCCATTATTATTCCCGTTTCCATTACTATTTTCGTTTCCCGCTGGTTGACCTAACCTCGGCATAGCTTGCAAAGTCGCAGCAGCATTTGCCTCAATGGTATTAGCAAAATTGGTCATCGCCACCATAAACGTGGCATGGTTATTGGCAGGTTGTTCATTTCCACTCTCTCCTCGTGAACACGTCCGACCTCGTCCGCAGTAGCCATTAGGGCTCCTATCTACACCAAATAATCGATGAAGCACAATTGGTCCATCTCTCAGGCTCATGAGAAAAaaccgctctgataccactaaatgtaacacTCTAATTACCATAAGCCTTACTTCGCGTCGTAAAGCAAAGGCTAATCAATGGTTACGATAATTCTAAACCTAGTACATgtctatatatatgtatatagaaagaaataataattttagaagcccgatgaagaaTTAAGCTCAAAAACAGAGTGTGAAAAGCGCAAAGCGTTCACACGAAGCTACAAACTTAAGGCACAagatatacataaaaatatctAGACATATATAGATATAGGAGTATAATAATCATAAGTATCTAGCCGCAACTCACGAAGTTTAAGCTGGCTAGTTATATACAGACAATACAGAGCTTTTGAAAGTAAAGCAGTTTATACAATATTTCTCTCAAAGTAAGCCTCGAAGGCATAGATAAATACAAAAATGAGAGATCTAcacaaaataaaccaaaagACTTTCAAAACATAGC
Above is a genomic segment from Arachis stenosperma cultivar V10309 chromosome 1, arast.V10309.gnm1.PFL2, whole genome shotgun sequence containing:
- the LOC130980012 gene encoding uncharacterized protein LOC130980012; the protein is MSLRDGPIVLHRLFGVDRSPNGYCGRGRTCSRGESGNEQPANNHATFMVAMTNFANTIEANAAATLQAMPRLGQPAGNENSNGNGNNNGEGNGNDLGGAPMTLASFLKVHPPTFRGSTNSTEADNWFQAMEHTLQTQHVPANQYVEFGAYQLLGVAQHWWKGECQVLQFSNAEIPWDVFQILFYRKYFLESMREVKELELVQLKQGSLSVADYTSWFEELCRFSRVCQGAPESYESWKCIKY